The proteins below come from a single Sulfurimonas sp. C5 genomic window:
- the gmhB gene encoding D-glycero-beta-D-manno-heptose 1,7-bisphosphate 7-phosphatase: protein MHKALFLDRDGVINVEKNYLHKIEDVEFIEGIFDLCKHFQHKNYQIIVVTNQSGIARGYYNEKDFEILSKWMIQEFKNHGIEVAEIYFCPHHPKISGACECRKPEPGMILQAAAEYEIDLKNSIIIGDKERDIEAGMNAGLTTTYLFDESQEVQHSKATKIVSTLQEIIDANP from the coding sequence ATGCATAAAGCTCTATTTTTAGACCGCGACGGTGTAATCAATGTTGAAAAGAATTATCTTCACAAAATTGAAGATGTAGAGTTTATTGAAGGTATTTTTGATCTTTGTAAACATTTTCAACATAAAAACTATCAGATCATTGTAGTGACAAACCAATCAGGCATTGCCAGAGGTTACTATAATGAAAAAGATTTTGAAATACTATCGAAATGGATGATTCAAGAGTTTAAGAATCACGGTATAGAAGTTGCAGAGATATACTTTTGTCCCCATCATCCAAAAATATCAGGTGCATGTGAATGTCGTAAACCTGAACCAGGAATGATATTACAAGCTGCTGCAGAGTATGAGATAGACTTGAAAAACTCTATCATTATTGGGGATAAAGAAAGAGATATTGAAGCAGGTATGAATGCCGGTTTAACTACAACATATTTGTTTGATGAGTCTCAAGAAGTACAACATTCTAAAGCTACAAAAATTGTATCAACTTTACAGGAGATTATAGATGCTAATCCTTAA
- a CDS encoding D-sedoheptulose 7-phosphate isomerase, whose protein sequence is MKEYIKDQIKKSYETKQAIYENEELLDAIETLAKKCVEIYQTNKKTILAGNGGSAADAQHIAAELVGRYGFDRASIPSLALTTDTSNLTAIGNDYGYEYIFSRQLEGMGQEGDIFIGISTSGNSQNLINAFESAMKKKIFTVALVGKDGGHMAKMADLAIVVPSDSTPRIQESHILIGHILCDIIEQEIFGDGIMTNRDA, encoded by the coding sequence ATGAAAGAATATATAAAAGATCAGATAAAAAAATCTTACGAAACAAAACAAGCAATCTATGAAAATGAAGAGTTGCTTGACGCTATTGAAACATTGGCAAAAAAATGTGTTGAGATATATCAAACTAATAAAAAAACTATTTTAGCAGGTAATGGTGGAAGTGCAGCGGATGCACAACATATTGCTGCAGAATTAGTGGGTAGATATGGTTTTGACAGAGCTTCTATACCTTCACTTGCACTTACAACTGATACATCAAATTTAACTGCTATCGGGAATGATTATGGTTATGAGTATATCTTTTCTCGTCAATTAGAGGGTATGGGGCAAGAAGGTGATATTTTCATTGGTATATCTACATCTGGTAATTCTCAAAATTTAATTAATGCTTTTGAGTCTGCTATGAAAAAGAAGATCTTTACAGTAGCACTTGTTGGTAAAGATGGTGGTCATATGGCAAAAATGGCAGATCTTGCTATTGTTGTTCCATCTGATTCTACACCGCGTATTCAAGAGTCTCATATCTTAATAGGTCATATTTTATGTGATATTATAGAACAAGAGATCTTTGGTGACGGGATTATGACTAATAGAGATGCATAA